One window from the genome of Corallococcus exiguus encodes:
- a CDS encoding riboflavin synthase, giving the protein MFTGLIQDTGTVTRVTTGAMTDFWIRTSLGAEAFALGESIAVDGACLTVVEKGGDTFRVQAAPETLRRTTLGARKTGDKVNLERALALGDRLGGHLVSGHVDAVSEVLETFAEGGSWVMVFRLPPELAPCFIEKGSVTIDGISLTVNAVDASTFRVQLIPETQERTTLHGKGPGARVNLEGDLIGKYVARLYALRGAPEAAAQGAGLTEAVVRAAGFSPRG; this is encoded by the coding sequence ATGTTCACCGGACTCATCCAGGACACTGGCACCGTCACCCGCGTCACCACCGGCGCGATGACCGACTTCTGGATTCGCACCTCGCTGGGCGCGGAGGCCTTCGCCCTGGGGGAATCCATCGCCGTGGACGGCGCCTGCCTCACCGTCGTGGAGAAGGGCGGGGACACCTTCCGCGTGCAGGCGGCCCCGGAGACGCTGCGGCGCACCACCCTGGGGGCCCGGAAGACGGGCGACAAGGTGAACCTGGAGCGGGCGCTCGCCCTGGGGGACCGGCTGGGTGGACACCTGGTGTCGGGCCACGTGGACGCCGTCAGTGAAGTGCTGGAGACGTTCGCGGAGGGCGGCTCGTGGGTGATGGTGTTCCGGCTGCCCCCGGAGCTGGCGCCCTGCTTCATCGAGAAGGGCTCCGTCACCATCGACGGCATCAGCCTCACGGTGAACGCGGTGGATGCCAGCACCTTCCGGGTGCAGCTGATTCCGGAGACCCAGGAGCGCACCACCCTGCACGGCAAGGGGCCCGGGGCCCGGGTGAACCTGGAGGGCGACCTCATTGGCAAGTACGTGGCCCGGCTGTACGCCCTCCGGGGCGCCCCGGAGGCCGCCGCCCAGGGAGCGGGGCTGACGGAGGCGGTGGTGCGGGCCGCGGGTTTCAGCCCTCGCGGGTAG
- the ribD gene encoding bifunctional diaminohydroxyphosphoribosylaminopyrimidine deaminase/5-amino-6-(5-phosphoribosylamino)uracil reductase RibD, which translates to MRLLTRSRLQAVKTPRSKRAADFDHAVAEFFMRIALEEAAKGLGRTSPNPVVGAVLVKGGRIIARGHHKKAGTAHAEVVALEAAGSKARGADLYTTLEPCDHYGRTPPCSLAVLEAGVRRVFSASSDPNPLVSGKGLNRLKRGGVAVVTHVLKDEADALNRPFFKMMRTGLPWVTLKAAVTLDGKIAAPSGDSRWVTGEASRAWVHRLRNQVDAILVGANTVRMDDPQLTTRLPGGGGKDPVRVVVDSHLKLSPGHTVFTQRSPARTVIATLEDPEGRRARRFLAQGVEVWNVRAKQDRVDLKAVLKRVKKEGLNHVLVEGGAGLYGTLLREHLADALALFLAPKLVGAGGLSWAGELGVKDMAHALAVKDLTMEKVGDDVLLRALL; encoded by the coding sequence ATGCGCTTGCTCACGAGGTCACGGTTGCAGGCGGTGAAGACGCCCCGCTCCAAGCGCGCGGCGGACTTCGACCACGCGGTGGCCGAGTTCTTCATGCGCATCGCCCTGGAAGAAGCCGCCAAGGGCCTGGGCCGCACCAGCCCCAACCCCGTCGTGGGCGCGGTGCTGGTGAAGGGCGGGCGCATCATCGCGCGCGGCCACCACAAGAAGGCCGGTACGGCGCACGCGGAAGTCGTGGCGCTGGAGGCGGCGGGCTCCAAGGCGCGCGGCGCGGACCTCTACACGACGCTGGAGCCGTGCGACCACTACGGGCGCACCCCGCCGTGCAGCCTGGCGGTGCTGGAGGCCGGCGTGCGGCGCGTGTTCAGCGCGTCCTCGGACCCCAACCCACTGGTCAGCGGCAAGGGGCTCAACCGGCTCAAGCGCGGCGGCGTGGCGGTGGTGACGCACGTCCTCAAGGACGAGGCGGACGCGCTCAACCGGCCCTTCTTCAAGATGATGCGCACGGGCCTGCCGTGGGTGACGCTCAAGGCCGCGGTGACGCTGGATGGGAAGATCGCCGCGCCCTCGGGCGACTCGCGCTGGGTGACGGGCGAGGCTTCGCGCGCGTGGGTGCACCGGCTGCGCAACCAGGTGGACGCCATCCTCGTGGGCGCGAACACCGTGCGCATGGATGACCCGCAGCTCACCACCCGGCTGCCGGGCGGCGGGGGCAAGGACCCGGTGCGCGTGGTGGTGGACTCGCACCTCAAGCTGTCCCCGGGGCACACCGTCTTCACGCAGCGCAGCCCCGCGCGCACCGTCATCGCCACGCTGGAGGACCCGGAGGGACGGCGCGCCCGGCGCTTCCTGGCCCAGGGCGTGGAGGTGTGGAACGTGCGCGCGAAGCAGGACCGCGTGGACCTGAAGGCGGTGCTGAAGCGCGTGAAGAAGGAAGGGCTCAACCACGTGCTCGTGGAGGGCGGCGCGGGCCTGTACGGCACGCTGCTTCGCGAGCACCTGGCGGATGCGCTCGCCCTGTTCCTCGCTCCCAAGCTGGTGGGGGCCGGGGGCCTGTCGTGGGCGGGCGAGCTGGGCGTGAAGGACATGGCCCATGCCCTGGCCGTGAAGGACCTGACGATGGAGAAGGTGGGGGACGACGTCCTCCTGCGCGCGCTGCTCTGA
- the nrdR gene encoding transcriptional regulator NrdR, whose amino-acid sequence MRCPFCQDPENKVIDSRESHEGSVIRRRRECLVCKRRFTTYERVEELYPLIVKKDGRREAFDREKMLNGLKKACEKRPVSAAQLEATVEDIERLLQGMGEKEVPSSSIGEHVMRRLQQLDEVAYVRFASVYRSFRDISEFMHELKDLLEDQERERKAKPPVTPPKDG is encoded by the coding sequence GTGCGCTGCCCCTTCTGTCAGGACCCGGAGAACAAGGTCATCGACTCGCGAGAGTCGCACGAGGGCTCCGTCATCCGGCGGCGCCGCGAGTGCCTGGTCTGCAAGCGCCGATTCACCACGTATGAGCGGGTGGAGGAGCTCTACCCGCTCATCGTGAAGAAGGACGGGCGCCGCGAGGCCTTCGACCGCGAGAAGATGCTCAACGGCCTGAAGAAGGCGTGTGAGAAGCGCCCGGTGTCCGCCGCGCAGCTGGAGGCGACGGTGGAGGACATCGAGCGGCTGCTCCAGGGGATGGGGGAGAAAGAGGTTCCCTCCTCATCCATTGGCGAGCACGTGATGCGGCGGTTACAGCAACTGGACGAGGTGGCGTACGTTCGCTTCGCGTCCGTGTACCGGAGCTTCCGGGACATCTCCGAGTTCATGCACGAGCTGAAGGACCTGCTCGAGGACCAGGAGCGTGAGCGCAAGGCGAAGCCGCCTGTGACTCCGCCCAAGGACGGTTAG
- the glyA gene encoding serine hydroxymethyltransferase, whose product MENTRTLSQVDPEIAQVLRHETERQEEGLELIASENFVSPAVLEAVGSVLTNKYAEGYPGKRYYGGCEVVDVAENLAIARAKELFGADAVNVQAHSGSQANMGAFMALMKPGETMLSLDLNSGGHLTHGAAFNFSGKLYKVVHYGLSRDTETIDFAQVESLALEHKPKVLVVGASAYPRTLDFAKFREIADKVGAAMLVDMAHIAGLVAAGVHPSPVPFAEIVTTTTHKTLRGPRGGMVLSREAFAKTINSQIFPGIQGGPLMHAIAGKAVAFKEALSPEFKTYQKQIVANAQALAEALKSAGLRLCSGGTDNHLMLVDLRAKKLTGKVAEDVLGKAGITVNKNMIPFDPEKPTTTSGVRVGTPAITTRGMREAEMAVVGRLIGQALDAAQDDAALARVKGQVKELAQGFPLYASRLK is encoded by the coding sequence ATGGAGAACACCCGCACGCTGTCCCAGGTGGATCCTGAAATCGCCCAGGTGCTCCGGCACGAGACGGAGCGTCAGGAGGAGGGGCTGGAGCTCATCGCCTCGGAGAACTTCGTCAGCCCGGCGGTGCTGGAGGCGGTGGGCTCCGTGCTCACCAACAAGTACGCGGAAGGCTACCCCGGCAAGCGCTACTACGGCGGCTGCGAGGTGGTGGACGTGGCGGAGAACCTGGCCATCGCGCGCGCGAAGGAGCTGTTCGGCGCGGACGCGGTGAACGTGCAGGCGCACTCCGGCAGCCAGGCCAACATGGGCGCCTTCATGGCGCTGATGAAGCCGGGTGAGACGATGCTGTCCCTGGACCTGAACTCCGGCGGCCACCTCACCCACGGCGCGGCGTTCAACTTCTCCGGCAAGCTCTACAAGGTCGTCCACTACGGCCTGTCCCGCGACACGGAGACCATCGACTTCGCGCAGGTGGAGTCGCTGGCCCTGGAGCACAAGCCCAAGGTGCTGGTGGTGGGCGCGAGCGCGTACCCGCGCACGCTCGACTTCGCGAAGTTCCGCGAAATCGCCGACAAGGTGGGCGCCGCCATGCTGGTGGACATGGCCCACATCGCGGGCCTGGTGGCCGCGGGCGTGCACCCGTCGCCGGTGCCCTTCGCCGAAATCGTCACGACGACGACGCACAAGACGCTGCGCGGTCCTCGCGGCGGCATGGTGCTCAGCCGTGAGGCCTTCGCGAAGACCATCAACAGCCAGATCTTCCCCGGCATCCAGGGCGGCCCGCTGATGCACGCCATCGCGGGCAAGGCGGTGGCCTTCAAGGAAGCGCTGTCGCCGGAGTTCAAGACGTACCAGAAGCAGATTGTCGCCAACGCGCAGGCGCTGGCGGAGGCGCTGAAGTCCGCGGGCCTGCGGCTGTGCTCGGGCGGCACGGACAACCACCTGATGCTGGTGGACCTGCGCGCCAAGAAGCTCACCGGCAAGGTGGCCGAGGACGTGCTGGGCAAGGCGGGCATCACCGTCAACAAGAACATGATCCCCTTCGACCCGGAGAAGCCCACGACGACCTCTGGCGTCCGGGTGGGCACCCCGGCCATCACCACGCGCGGCATGCGCGAGGCGGAGATGGCGGTGGTGGGCCGGCTCATCGGCCAGGCGCTGGACGCCGCGCAGGACGACGCGGCGCTCGCGCGGGTCAAGGGGCAGGTGAAGGAGTTGGCGCAGGGCTTCCCGCTGTACGCCTCGCGGTTGAAGTAA
- the rpiB gene encoding ribose 5-phosphate isomerase B, which produces MKVILASDHAGIELRQELVALLKERGADFQDLGPQTRESVDYPDFASQVARQVVSEEGTLGVLVCGTGIGMSIVANKHRGIRAALCTTEFEARMTRAHNDANVLCLGQRVVGAGVARGILEAFLSTAFEGGRHEKRVQKIRDVEAQQR; this is translated from the coding sequence GTGAAAGTCATCCTCGCCTCCGACCATGCGGGCATCGAGCTGCGCCAGGAGCTGGTGGCGCTCCTGAAGGAGCGCGGCGCCGACTTCCAGGACCTGGGCCCCCAGACGCGCGAGTCCGTGGACTACCCGGACTTCGCCTCGCAGGTGGCCCGCCAGGTGGTGTCGGAAGAGGGCACGCTGGGTGTGCTGGTGTGCGGCACCGGCATCGGGATGAGCATCGTGGCCAACAAGCACCGGGGCATCCGGGCGGCCCTGTGCACCACCGAGTTCGAGGCTCGGATGACCCGCGCGCACAACGACGCCAACGTGTTGTGCCTGGGCCAGCGCGTGGTGGGCGCGGGCGTGGCGCGCGGCATCCTGGAGGCCTTCCTCTCCACCGCCTTCGAGGGCGGCCGCCACGAGAAGCGCGTCCAGAAGATTCGCGACGTCGAGGCCCAGCAGCGCTGA
- the fabF gene encoding beta-ketoacyl-ACP synthase II, with protein MSNRRVVITGTGIISALGTGTEKNWQAMLAGQSGISTITRFDLGKLDARIAGEVKDFQPEQFIDRREVRRMDLFAQYAMAAADMAVKESGLPIGPDAPHGYLPERVGVIVGSGIGGISSLEEQHRKGLEKGFDRLSPFFIIQMIVNMAPGLISMRFNCKGPNWAPVSACATSAHAIGEAWKSIRLGETDAAIAGGAEAAITPLGMGGFSVMKALSTRNDDPARASRPFDKERDGFVMGEGAGIVILEEMEAAKKRGANILAEVVGYGANSDAYHVTQPAPEGEGAARCMRLALASAGMRPDEVGYVNAHGTSTPFNDANETKALKAVFGDHARKLAVSSTKSMTGHMLGAAGGAEAVVSVQVLTKNVLPPTINMTSPDPDCDLDYVPNTARDARVDAVMSNSFGFGGTNAVLVFKRFS; from the coding sequence GTGTCAAACCGTCGAGTCGTCATCACCGGAACCGGCATCATTTCTGCGCTGGGCACCGGCACCGAGAAGAACTGGCAGGCGATGCTGGCCGGTCAATCCGGTATCAGCACGATCACCCGTTTCGACCTGGGGAAGCTCGACGCGCGCATCGCGGGCGAGGTGAAGGACTTCCAGCCCGAGCAGTTCATCGACAGGCGCGAAGTGCGCCGGATGGACCTGTTCGCCCAGTACGCGATGGCCGCGGCCGACATGGCGGTGAAGGAGTCGGGCCTGCCCATCGGTCCTGACGCGCCCCATGGCTACCTCCCGGAGCGCGTGGGTGTCATCGTGGGCTCCGGCATTGGCGGCATCTCCTCTCTTGAGGAGCAGCACCGCAAGGGGCTGGAGAAGGGGTTCGACCGGCTGTCGCCCTTCTTCATCATCCAGATGATCGTCAACATGGCGCCTGGGCTCATCTCCATGCGCTTCAACTGCAAGGGCCCCAACTGGGCCCCGGTGTCGGCGTGCGCCACCAGCGCACACGCCATCGGCGAGGCCTGGAAGTCCATCCGCCTGGGTGAGACGGACGCGGCCATCGCGGGCGGCGCGGAAGCGGCCATCACGCCCCTGGGCATGGGTGGCTTCTCCGTGATGAAGGCCCTGTCCACGCGCAATGACGACCCGGCGCGCGCCAGCCGTCCCTTCGACAAGGAGCGCGACGGCTTCGTGATGGGCGAGGGCGCGGGCATCGTCATCCTGGAGGAGATGGAGGCCGCGAAGAAGCGCGGCGCCAACATCCTGGCGGAGGTGGTGGGGTACGGCGCCAACTCGGACGCGTACCACGTCACCCAGCCTGCCCCGGAGGGCGAGGGCGCGGCGCGCTGCATGCGCCTGGCGCTGGCGTCCGCGGGCATGCGGCCGGACGAGGTGGGCTACGTCAACGCCCACGGTACGTCCACGCCGTTCAACGACGCGAACGAGACCAAGGCCCTGAAGGCCGTGTTCGGCGACCACGCGCGCAAGCTGGCGGTGTCGTCCACCAAGTCCATGACGGGCCACATGCTCGGCGCGGCGGGTGGCGCGGAGGCGGTGGTGAGCGTGCAGGTGCTCACCAAGAACGTGCTGCCGCCCACCATCAACATGACATCGCCGGACCCGGACTGCGACCTGGACTACGTGCCCAACACGGCGCGCGACGCCCGCGTCGACGCGGTGATGAGCAACTCGTTCGGCTTCGGCGGCACCAACGCGGTGCTGGTGTTCAAGCGCTTCAGCTGA
- the acpP gene encoding acyl carrier protein, translated as MSTTATDVETKIKSIIADQLGVGEDEIKPESSFIEDLGADSLDIVELVMAMEEEFEVEIPDDEAENIKTVGDAVNYVKTHKK; from the coding sequence ATGTCCACCACCGCAACCGACGTGGAAACCAAGATCAAGTCCATCATCGCCGACCAGCTCGGTGTGGGTGAGGATGAGATCAAGCCCGAGTCGTCCTTCATCGAAGACCTGGGCGCGGACAGCCTCGACATCGTCGAGCTGGTCATGGCGATGGAAGAGGAGTTCGAGGTCGAGATTCCGGATGACGAGGCGGAGAACATCAAGACCGTCGGCGACGCCGTGAACTACGTGAAGACCCACAAGAAGTAG
- the fabG gene encoding 3-oxoacyl-[acyl-carrier-protein] reductase, which translates to MSGFKDKVVLVTGGSRGIGRACAQAFAKAGASTVVISYVGNEAAAQETVGLLQQAGAKAEAVRFDLADTAACAGAIDGVIKAHGRLDVLVNNAGMAIDGLVMRVKDEDWDRQMDTNLRGAFALIRAASRPMMKQRSGAIINITSVVGEMGNPGQAAYSAAKAGLIGLTKSVAKELASRSVRVNAVSPGFIGTDMTSHLDDELRQKMVGGIALGRLGNPEEVAGAVVFLASDAASYITGEVLKVNGGMYM; encoded by the coding sequence ATGAGCGGCTTCAAGGACAAGGTGGTGCTGGTGACGGGCGGCTCGCGCGGCATCGGCCGGGCGTGCGCGCAGGCCTTCGCGAAGGCGGGCGCGTCCACCGTGGTCATCAGCTACGTGGGCAACGAGGCCGCCGCGCAGGAGACGGTGGGCCTGCTCCAGCAGGCGGGCGCGAAGGCGGAGGCCGTGCGGTTCGACCTGGCGGACACCGCCGCGTGCGCGGGCGCCATCGATGGCGTCATCAAGGCGCACGGCCGGCTGGACGTGCTGGTGAACAACGCGGGCATGGCCATTGACGGTCTGGTGATGCGCGTCAAGGACGAGGACTGGGACCGGCAGATGGACACCAACCTCCGGGGCGCCTTCGCGCTCATCCGCGCCGCCAGCCGGCCCATGATGAAGCAGCGCTCCGGCGCCATCATCAACATCACCTCGGTCGTGGGGGAGATGGGCAACCCGGGCCAGGCGGCCTACTCGGCGGCCAAGGCGGGGCTCATCGGCCTGACCAAGTCCGTGGCCAAGGAGCTGGCCAGCCGGAGCGTCCGCGTCAATGCCGTGTCCCCCGGGTTCATCGGGACCGATATGACGTCGCACCTGGACGACGAGCTGCGCCAGAAGATGGTGGGCGGCATCGCGCTCGGCCGCCTGGGCAACCCGGAGGAGGTCGCCGGGGCCGTGGTGTTCCTCGCGAGTGATGCGGCGTCCTACATCACCGGCGAGGTCCTGAAGGTCAACGGCGGCATGTACATGTAA
- the fabD gene encoding ACP S-malonyltransferase: MAKVAFVFPGQGSQAVGMGKDLYEQFPEARAVFDAVDDALHEKLSTSCFEGPEDALKLTANTQPAILTVSAAVHAVFQKRGPAPAFVAGHSLGEYSALVAAGAMNLQDAARAVRARGTFMQEAVPVGTGGMAVILGLTPDAVKAACDAAAEGQVVSPANYNSPEQTVIAGHAAAVERAGAKCKEAGAKRVMPLPVSAPFHCALMDPVKPRLAEVLAGVRILAPSVPVVSNVEAKPNADASRVVPLLLEQVSSPVRWIECVESLKANGVTHVVELGPGKVLGGLIKRITKDIESFNVENAATLEKVLAALGAA, encoded by the coding sequence ATGGCGAAGGTCGCGTTCGTGTTTCCCGGGCAGGGCAGTCAGGCCGTGGGGATGGGCAAGGACCTCTACGAGCAGTTCCCTGAAGCGCGGGCCGTCTTCGACGCCGTGGACGACGCGCTGCACGAGAAGCTCTCCACCTCCTGCTTCGAGGGCCCGGAAGACGCGCTGAAGCTCACCGCCAATACCCAGCCGGCCATCCTCACGGTGTCGGCCGCGGTTCACGCGGTGTTCCAGAAGCGCGGCCCGGCCCCCGCGTTCGTCGCGGGCCACTCGCTGGGCGAGTACTCCGCGCTGGTGGCCGCGGGCGCCATGAACCTCCAGGACGCGGCGCGGGCGGTGCGCGCGCGCGGCACCTTCATGCAGGAGGCGGTGCCCGTGGGCACGGGCGGCATGGCCGTCATCCTGGGCCTCACCCCGGACGCGGTGAAGGCCGCCTGCGACGCGGCGGCGGAAGGGCAGGTCGTCTCCCCGGCCAACTACAACTCGCCCGAGCAGACGGTCATCGCGGGCCACGCGGCCGCGGTGGAGCGCGCGGGCGCGAAGTGCAAGGAGGCCGGGGCCAAGCGCGTCATGCCGCTGCCCGTCTCCGCGCCCTTCCACTGCGCGCTGATGGACCCCGTGAAGCCGCGCCTGGCGGAGGTGCTGGCGGGCGTGCGCATCCTGGCGCCGTCCGTGCCGGTGGTGAGCAACGTGGAGGCGAAGCCCAACGCGGACGCGTCCCGCGTGGTGCCGCTGCTGCTGGAGCAGGTGAGCTCGCCGGTGCGTTGGATTGAGTGCGTGGAGTCGCTGAAGGCGAACGGCGTCACGCACGTGGTGGAGCTGGGGCCGGGCAAGGTGCTGGGCGGACTCATCAAGCGCATCACCAAGGACATCGAATCGTTCAACGTCGAGAACGCCGCGACCCTGGAGAAGGTGCTCGCCGCGTTGGGGGCAGCATGA
- a CDS encoding beta-ketoacyl-ACP synthase III: protein MARTHIIGTGSYAPAQVLTNQDLERLVDTSDTWIRERTGIQERRQAAPDEATSDLAVNASRHALEMAGVAPGDLDLLIVGTVTADMPMPSCAALVQSKLGAKRAFAFDVSAACAGGLYALSVADQFVRSGQVKRALVVGADLLTRAVDWTDRNTCVLFGDGAGALVLAAEQDADEDAMAPRGILSTHLRTDGDLANLLCIPAGGSRTPVTADNVDANLHKLKMNGKEVFRFAVRALVESTQTSLGAHGMDTTQVDHVIAHQANLRILEAVMERLEIPKEKCWLNLHKYGNTSSASLPMSLDEAQRAGRLKRGDVIAMMAIGAGMAWGSAVVRW, encoded by the coding sequence GTGGCACGCACGCACATCATCGGAACGGGTTCCTATGCTCCCGCGCAGGTCCTGACCAATCAGGACCTGGAGCGCCTGGTGGACACCAGCGACACGTGGATCCGCGAGCGCACCGGCATCCAGGAGCGCAGGCAGGCCGCCCCCGATGAGGCGACGAGCGACCTGGCGGTGAACGCCTCCCGTCACGCGCTGGAGATGGCGGGCGTGGCGCCCGGCGACCTGGACCTCCTCATCGTGGGCACCGTCACCGCGGACATGCCCATGCCGTCCTGCGCCGCGCTGGTGCAGTCGAAGCTGGGGGCGAAGCGCGCCTTCGCCTTCGACGTGTCCGCCGCGTGCGCGGGTGGGCTGTATGCGCTGAGCGTGGCGGACCAGTTCGTGCGCTCGGGCCAGGTGAAGCGCGCGCTCGTCGTGGGCGCGGACCTGCTCACCCGCGCGGTGGATTGGACGGACCGCAACACCTGCGTCCTCTTCGGGGACGGTGCGGGCGCCCTGGTGTTGGCGGCGGAACAGGACGCGGACGAAGACGCCATGGCGCCGCGCGGCATCCTCTCCACCCATCTGCGCACCGACGGCGACCTCGCGAACCTGCTCTGCATCCCTGCCGGTGGCTCGCGTACCCCCGTCACCGCGGACAACGTGGATGCAAATCTTCACAAGCTCAAGATGAACGGGAAGGAAGTGTTCCGCTTCGCGGTGCGCGCGTTGGTGGAATCCACCCAGACGTCCTTGGGGGCCCACGGGATGGATACGACGCAGGTGGACCACGTCATCGCCCATCAGGCGAACCTGCGAATCCTGGAAGCCGTGATGGAGCGGCTGGAGATTCCCAAGGAAAAATGCTGGCTCAACCTGCACAAGTACGGCAACACGTCGTCCGCCTCGCTGCCCATGTCGCTGGACGAGGCGCAGCGCGCCGGCCGCCTCAAGCGCGGCGACGTCATCGCGATGATGGCCATTGGCGCGGGGATGGCGTGGGGCAGCGCGGTGGTGCGCTGGTAG
- the plsX gene encoding phosphate acyltransferase PlsX, with product MRLVLDAMGGDHAPDAVVDGGVLFARAYPGHELVLVGDAMRVRPVLERAGSPPNIHLHHASEVVEMDDPATAAFRRKRDSSLRVGFELVRQGEASALVSAGNSGAVMAGGMLTLGRIPGVERPAIAALFPALKGEGRCLLLDAGANVDCRPSHLAQFAVLGEAYSRTRLGVKRPRVAVLSNGEEESKGTQLTRDVSALLRRSDLEFVGYVEGKDLFSGDVEVVVTDGFTGNIVLKTSEGVGMGITGLLRSAIEKRGGLPEKLGALLLKPTLLGLRRVMDYAEYGGAPLLGLQGVGIVAHGRSSPRAIHNALVTALQHVRAGVQEELTRCIANAAAWLPPHQRGRKADGDEGAD from the coding sequence GTGCGGCTCGTCCTCGACGCGATGGGTGGCGACCACGCCCCCGACGCCGTCGTGGACGGGGGCGTGCTGTTCGCGCGAGCGTATCCCGGGCACGAACTCGTGCTGGTCGGGGACGCCATGCGTGTACGCCCTGTCCTGGAGCGCGCCGGCTCGCCTCCCAACATCCACCTCCACCACGCGTCCGAAGTGGTGGAGATGGACGACCCCGCGACCGCCGCGTTCCGGCGCAAGCGGGACTCCTCGCTCCGGGTGGGCTTCGAGCTCGTCCGGCAAGGGGAGGCGTCCGCCCTCGTGTCGGCGGGCAACTCCGGCGCGGTGATGGCCGGTGGCATGTTGACGCTCGGCCGGATTCCCGGCGTGGAGCGTCCGGCCATCGCGGCCCTGTTCCCGGCCTTGAAGGGCGAAGGCCGCTGCCTGCTGCTGGACGCGGGCGCCAACGTGGACTGCCGTCCCTCGCACCTGGCCCAGTTCGCCGTGCTCGGCGAGGCCTATTCGCGCACCCGCCTGGGCGTGAAGCGTCCCCGGGTGGCGGTGCTCTCCAACGGCGAAGAGGAGTCCAAGGGCACGCAGCTCACGCGGGACGTCAGCGCGCTGCTGCGCCGCTCGGACCTGGAGTTCGTGGGCTACGTGGAGGGCAAGGACCTGTTCTCCGGCGACGTGGAGGTCGTCGTGACGGACGGCTTCACCGGCAACATCGTCCTCAAGACCTCCGAGGGCGTGGGCATGGGCATCACCGGACTCCTGCGCTCCGCCATCGAGAAGCGCGGCGGCCTGCCGGAGAAGCTGGGCGCGCTCCTGCTCAAGCCCACCCTGCTGGGGCTGCGCCGCGTCATGGACTACGCCGAATACGGCGGCGCGCCGCTCCTGGGCCTCCAGGGAGTGGGCATCGTCGCGCACGGCCGCTCCTCTCCCCGCGCCATCCACAACGCGCTCGTCACCGCGCTGCAGCATGTGCGCGCGGGCGTGCAGGAAGAGCTGACGCGCTGCATTGCCAACGCCGCCGCCTGGCTTCCTCCCCACCAAAGGGGAAGGAAGGCGGACGGGGACGAAGGGGCCGATTAG
- the rpmF gene encoding 50S ribosomal protein L32, with protein MGVPKKRTSKMRRDRRRAGNNNLRTPVQVIKCSKCKEPVMPHRACAACGNYGGREVIATAAE; from the coding sequence GTGGGAGTTCCCAAGAAGCGGACGTCGAAGATGCGCCGGGACCGTCGTCGGGCCGGCAACAACAACCTGCGGACCCCCGTGCAGGTCATCAAGTGCTCCAAGTGCAAGGAGCCCGTGATGCCGCACCGCGCCTGCGCGGCCTGTGGCAACTACGGTGGCCGTGAAGTCATCGCGACCGCCGCGGAGTAG
- a CDS encoding YceD family protein, whose protein sequence is MVVKIEQIKEAGLKLDEPIAPGLLKEALEGQASGEGTGFQATAPSTLHATLRKLSGGVLLNGNFTVHLGAPCKRCLADVKLDLPVSFIINLVPESLARGDDFKDDDEKVMEKKERTQGESGGTFELDGTDEQVFDGKTIDLDPILREQVLLALPMSAVCREDCQGLCSQCGQNLNEKKCGCEPKVVDPRLSPLKNIKLN, encoded by the coding sequence ATGGTCGTAAAGATTGAACAAATCAAAGAAGCAGGGCTGAAGCTCGACGAGCCCATCGCTCCTGGCCTCCTCAAGGAGGCCCTGGAGGGCCAGGCGTCCGGTGAGGGCACTGGCTTTCAGGCGACCGCTCCGTCCACGCTCCACGCCACCCTGCGCAAGCTCAGCGGCGGCGTGCTGCTGAACGGCAACTTCACCGTCCACCTGGGCGCGCCCTGCAAGCGCTGCCTCGCGGACGTGAAGCTGGACCTGCCCGTGTCCTTCATCATCAACCTGGTGCCGGAGTCCCTGGCCCGGGGAGACGACTTCAAGGACGACGACGAGAAGGTCATGGAGAAGAAGGAACGCACCCAGGGTGAATCCGGGGGCACCTTCGAACTGGACGGCACGGACGAGCAGGTTTTCGATGGGAAGACGATCGATCTGGATCCGATCCTCCGGGAACAGGTATTGCTCGCGCTCCCGATGAGCGCGGTCTGTCGGGAAGACTGCCAGGGGCTCTGCTCGCAGTGCGGCCAGAACCTCAATGAAAAGAAGTGCGGCTGCGAGCCGAAGGTCGTGGACCCTCGACTGTCGCCGCTGAAGAACATCAAGCTGAACTGA